A window of Strigops habroptila isolate Jane chromosome 5, bStrHab1.2.pri, whole genome shotgun sequence contains these coding sequences:
- the NABP1 gene encoding SOSS complex subunit B2, protein MSAASDTYFLIKDIKPGLKNLNVIFIVLEIGRVTKTKDGHEVRSCKVADKTGSITISVWDEIGGLIQPGDIIRLTKGYASLWKGCLTLYTGRGGELHKIGEFCMVYSEVPNFSEPNSEHIGQNKLAQGEQNNSSASSNMGSCTFGPLGNGLQTGPESSGFPFTYNHGHSYAGSGRGNGRGPVNPPPANSVQPFLPVGNGRDPRRAFKR, encoded by the exons ATGAGCGCGGCGAGCGATACATATTTCCTTATAAAAGACATAAAACCCGGACTGAAAAACTTAAATGTCATCTTTATTGTGCTGGAGATCG GGCGAGTCACCAAGACGAAGGACGGGCACGAGGTGAGGTCCTGCAAAGTGGCGGACAAGACGGGCAGCATCACCATCTCCGTGTGGGACGAGATCGGCGGCCTCATCCAGCCGGGGGACATCATCCGCCTGACCAAAGG GTATGCATCTCTGTGGAAAGGATGCCTGACGCTTTACACAGGACGAGGAGGGGAGCTGCATAAAATTGGGGA GTTCTGCATGGTATATTCAGAAGTGCCAAACTTCAGCGAGCCCAACTCGGAACACATTGGGCAGAACAAACTG gcACAGGGTGAACAGAATAATAGTTCTGCATCAAGTAATATGGGTTCATGTACTTTTGGGCCATTGG gAAATGGTTTACAAACTGGACCTGAATCAAGTGGATTTCCATTTACATATAATCACGGCCACTCTTATGCAGGTAGTGGGAGAGGCAATGGACGAGGACCTGTAAATCCACCACCAGCTAATAGTGTTCAGCCTTTTCTCCCTGTCGGTAATGGGAGGGACCCACGCAGAGCCTTTAAAAGATGA